A single window of Ralstonia sp. RRA DNA harbors:
- a CDS encoding Tn3 family transposase, whose translation MQSWHTTYLGLRELPREISTFELQSFFTYSRTERELINARRSNAHKLGLALHIGFLRLSGRLLNSVRIVPTTLWRHLGDEIGITAVELASLRALYVRGRTLFDHQQLACDVLGFHWMTEHQRRALVRTLRDEVARCADRDQLLVFARRWLYQSKILILRDRDIRVLVTAALGQLEEETAKTIAASVLPEQLVRWRDAMAALRPDGQTQQSWLWSAPAKHSTKQIGEVFERIELLYALNVHKHLDDLSGLIVRRYARRLASRPPSVGARIKEPARTVEVGCFLRHCLFTSTDQAILMVQRRVADLWRTVAAGVTETVNWADLYKTLLAELAGLVAQGELQDAELRARIVALLSASQQGKPPSRASVVRERLFDAIRPVRSLLAEITKLPWQANSEHPVTTALAQLTKLYAGKLRELPADVSAPRLGSVWSGAIAGADRERAFRALEVATLFSLRRAVRNGSVWIEHSLSFRGRARLFFTDARWQEEAKRHYARLSLPANASTLLKPLLAKVRAGVEAVAVAARSGVLRVDEELHLSVLPAEDEDPEVIKLRAKLDLRIGEVQLPEVILAVDAQVRFSWIMLGREPRSTEELLMVYAGIMAHGTSLTAAECARMIPQLSATSIRQAMRWAGDERRLSQACHAVLEFMQRHPIAATWGRTDLASSDMMSMETTQRVWQARQDPRRNTSSIGIYSHVRDRWGIFYAQPFVLNERQAGVAIEGVVRQESIETSQLAVDTHGYTDFAMALARLLGFDLCPRLKELKQRHLYVPRGTIIPPEIAAVCEATVDTALIEKHWDTLVHLAASVMSGNASAVAALARFGSAARGDPIYEAGVQLGRLLRTAFLADYFVKDAFRNELRRVLNRGEAVNALKRAIYTGRVSPAQAKRAEEMQAVADALSLLANIIMAWNTTQMQAVLDRWANRRQVIPAELTGKIAPTRLQGINLRGVFRFPVERYASEILPSQTTPKTGTGG comes from the coding sequence ATGCAAAGCTGGCACACAACCTACCTTGGCCTGCGAGAGCTGCCAAGGGAAATCAGCACCTTCGAGCTTCAGTCGTTTTTCACGTACAGCCGTACTGAGCGCGAGCTCATCAACGCCCGCCGAAGCAACGCCCACAAGCTGGGTCTGGCACTGCACATAGGTTTCTTGCGCTTGAGCGGGCGCCTGCTGAATTCGGTGCGCATCGTTCCGACAACCCTGTGGCGCCATCTGGGTGACGAAATCGGCATCACTGCTGTTGAACTGGCATCCCTGCGAGCCCTGTATGTTCGCGGTCGAACCCTCTTTGACCATCAACAACTGGCCTGTGATGTCCTGGGGTTTCATTGGATGACGGAGCACCAACGTCGCGCCCTGGTACGCACCCTGCGCGATGAGGTGGCCCGCTGCGCCGATCGGGATCAATTGCTCGTATTCGCTCGGCGCTGGTTGTATCAAAGCAAGATCCTGATCCTGCGCGACCGTGACATCCGTGTCCTGGTCACAGCGGCGCTGGGACAACTCGAAGAAGAAACAGCCAAAACGATTGCGGCATCTGTGCTGCCCGAACAACTGGTGCGCTGGCGGGATGCCATGGCCGCATTGCGCCCGGATGGGCAAACCCAGCAGAGCTGGTTGTGGTCGGCACCGGCCAAACACTCAACCAAACAAATTGGCGAGGTGTTCGAGCGAATCGAACTGCTGTACGCCCTGAATGTCCACAAACACCTGGACGACCTGTCCGGTCTCATTGTGCGGCGCTATGCACGCCGCCTGGCTTCAAGGCCTCCCTCGGTGGGGGCCAGGATCAAAGAACCCGCTCGCACAGTGGAGGTTGGCTGCTTTTTACGGCACTGCCTGTTTACCAGCACAGACCAAGCTATCTTGATGGTTCAGCGGCGCGTTGCCGATCTTTGGCGCACGGTCGCAGCAGGTGTCACGGAGACGGTCAATTGGGCTGACCTGTACAAGACATTGCTGGCAGAGCTGGCTGGTTTGGTCGCCCAGGGTGAACTTCAAGACGCGGAGTTGCGGGCTCGAATTGTTGCCCTGCTCAGTGCCAGCCAGCAAGGCAAACCACCCAGCCGGGCCTCGGTGGTGCGTGAGCGTTTGTTTGACGCCATACGTCCCGTGCGCTCTTTGCTGGCCGAAATCACCAAGCTGCCCTGGCAGGCCAATAGCGAGCACCCGGTGACCACAGCCTTGGCCCAATTGACGAAACTGTACGCGGGCAAACTTCGCGAACTACCTGCTGATGTCAGCGCCCCTCGCTTGGGTTCGGTCTGGAGCGGCGCGATTGCGGGTGCCGACCGGGAGCGCGCGTTTCGGGCCTTGGAGGTGGCCACCCTGTTTTCATTGCGACGTGCCGTGCGCAACGGTTCGGTGTGGATTGAGCACAGCCTGAGCTTTCGTGGCCGCGCACGCCTGTTCTTCACTGATGCGCGCTGGCAGGAAGAAGCCAAACGGCACTATGCCCGACTGTCACTGCCAGCCAATGCATCCACACTTTTGAAGCCGTTGCTGGCCAAGGTACGCGCCGGCGTGGAGGCAGTGGCCGTCGCCGCGCGCAGCGGTGTGCTGCGCGTGGACGAAGAACTCCACCTTTCAGTATTGCCGGCAGAGGATGAAGATCCAGAGGTGATTAAGTTGAGGGCCAAACTTGACCTGAGGATCGGTGAGGTGCAACTCCCAGAAGTGATCCTGGCCGTTGACGCTCAGGTACGTTTCAGCTGGATCATGCTTGGCCGCGAGCCACGTTCGACAGAAGAGCTGCTGATGGTCTACGCCGGCATCATGGCCCACGGCACCAGTCTGACGGCGGCCGAATGCGCCCGTATGATTCCGCAGTTGTCTGCCACCAGCATCCGTCAGGCCATGCGTTGGGCCGGGGACGAGCGTCGCTTGAGTCAAGCCTGCCACGCGGTGCTGGAGTTCATGCAACGGCACCCCATTGCAGCGACATGGGGTCGCACGGACCTGGCGTCGTCCGACATGATGAGCATGGAAACCACCCAACGGGTGTGGCAGGCCCGACAGGATCCAAGACGCAACACGTCCTCGATTGGCATCTACTCCCATGTGCGTGACCGATGGGGGATCTTCTACGCGCAGCCTTTTGTGCTCAATGAGCGCCAGGCAGGGGTCGCCATTGAGGGTGTCGTGCGCCAAGAATCCATCGAGACCAGCCAGTTGGCGGTGGACACCCACGGCTACACCGACTTTGCCATGGCGTTGGCCCGGCTACTGGGGTTCGATCTATGCCCACGACTGAAGGAATTGAAGCAGCGTCATCTGTACGTGCCGCGTGGCACGATCATTCCACCGGAGATCGCAGCAGTTTGCGAGGCTACCGTCGATACCGCTTTGATTGAGAAGCACTGGGACACCTTGGTCCATTTGGCAGCCTCGGTGATGAGCGGCAACGCCAGCGCAGTTGCAGCGCTGGCCAGATTTGGATCGGCGGCGCGGGGAGACCCCATCTACGAAGCGGGTGTTCAGTTGGGGCGCTTGCTGCGAACTGCGTTCCTGGCCGACTACTTTGTCAAAGACGCCTTCAGGAATGAGCTGCGTCGGGTACTCAACCGGGGTGAGGCGGTCAATGCCTTGAAGCGGGCGATTTATACCGGCAGAGTGAGCCCGGCTCAGGCCAAGCGGGCCGAGGAAATGCAGGCGGTGGCTGACGCCTTGAGTCTGTTGGCCAACATCATCATGGCCTGGAACACAACCCAGATGCAGGCCGTTCTGGACCGCTGGGCCAACCGGCGTCAGGTCATCCCGGCGGAGCTCACGGGGAAAATTGCGCCGACGCGGCTGCAAGGTATCAATTTGAGGGGCGTATTCCGCTTTCCAGTGGAGCGTTATGCCAGTGAAATCCTGCCGTCACAGACCACGCCGAAAACCGGGACCGGCGGTTGA
- the copD gene encoding copper homeostasis membrane protein CopD — MADDWLNIALRFGLYLDLTILFGVSLFGVQALRPDHRATAIARRYVRAVGVTAALGIVLSLWSFVVMAKAMTGATEYAELTSHVFSMMLTTTAVGLAWMARLVALAGCLVAVARLRKHPAPHFGVCAGLGAVALLTVTWAGHGAMDDGVKGYLHLTFDIAHVLAAGAWVGALAAFVLLASTRQAASSETVEILSHTSNGFARLGTLIVATLFATGTFNYFLIVGPTINGLFTTPYGRLLLIKLALFALMLGLAAANRYRLSPRLAAAVRAADHVHAVIALGVDLFSLSKVTVGDRALA; from the coding sequence ATGGCGGACGATTGGCTCAATATCGCCCTGCGCTTTGGGCTGTACCTGGACTTGACGATCCTTTTCGGGGTCTCGCTGTTCGGGGTCCAGGCGTTGCGACCCGATCACCGGGCCACGGCGATTGCGCGCCGATACGTCCGTGCCGTCGGAGTCACTGCCGCATTGGGCATCGTGCTGTCGCTCTGGAGCTTCGTTGTCATGGCCAAGGCGATGACGGGGGCCACCGAGTACGCTGAACTCACCAGCCATGTCTTCAGCATGATGCTGACCACCACCGCGGTTGGCCTGGCCTGGATGGCGCGATTGGTGGCCCTGGCCGGATGCTTGGTCGCCGTTGCGCGTTTGCGGAAGCACCCAGCGCCTCACTTCGGCGTGTGCGCCGGGCTGGGTGCGGTGGCTCTGCTAACGGTCACTTGGGCCGGGCATGGGGCGATGGACGACGGTGTGAAGGGATACCTTCATCTCACATTTGATATCGCGCACGTTTTGGCCGCGGGCGCCTGGGTTGGCGCATTGGCAGCGTTTGTGCTGCTGGCGTCGACAAGACAAGCGGCCTCATCGGAAACGGTGGAAATCCTTAGTCACACATCCAATGGCTTCGCGCGTCTTGGGACGCTGATTGTTGCCACGCTGTTTGCGACAGGGACGTTCAACTATTTTTTGATCGTTGGGCCGACGATTAACGGGTTGTTCACCACGCCATACGGGCGCTTATTGTTGATCAAGCTGGCTTTGTTCGCGCTGATGCTCGGACTGGCCGCAGCCAATCGTTATCGGCTGAGCCCACGGCTTGCGGCGGCGGTTAGGGCCGCAGACCACGTCCACGCGGTGATAGCACTGGGGGTCGATTTGTTTTCGTTGTCAAAAGTGACGGTAGGAGATCGAGCACTGGCGTAG
- the copC gene encoding copper homeostasis periplasmic binding protein CopC: MFTSRFATKAIIGTSLALLASAAFAHPKLVSSTPADQAEVTAPTKIELKFSETLTTQFSGANLVMTEMPGMSGHNPMKVGAKVSAGDDAKTMVITPAQPLTTGTYKVEWRAVSSDTHPMTGNFTFKVK, from the coding sequence ATGTTCACGTCTCGTTTTGCCACCAAGGCCATCATTGGCACGTCCTTGGCGCTTCTGGCTTCGGCCGCGTTCGCGCATCCCAAACTGGTCTCTTCGACGCCCGCCGATCAGGCGGAAGTGACTGCGCCGACGAAGATCGAGCTGAAGTTCTCGGAGACCCTCACGACACAATTCTCCGGGGCCAATCTCGTCATGACGGAGATGCCCGGCATGTCGGGGCATAACCCGATGAAGGTTGGCGCAAAAGTCTCCGCCGGCGACGACGCCAAGACGATGGTCATCACGCCCGCACAACCGCTGACGACCGGGACGTACAAGGTGGAGTGGCGCGCGGTCTCGTCGGATACCCACCCGATGACGGGGAATTTCACGTTCAAGGTGAAGTAA
- a CDS encoding copper resistance protein B, producing the protein MLDFHSGLIMHKHVRTLLTVALAAAGIGVASAQEIQLMNGETTPASQSGAQNTGSSMQGMDHGSMQGMDHGSMKMQDGSAPPDARDPDAYSGGYQLGTGKYALGDPRHMMMMADAHNFGSVLVDRLEWVHGNDANATAYELQARFGSVYNKAVLKAEGDVSKGRFEEARTELLWSHAVTTFWDTQLGVRNDTGFGRPTRNWVAFGVQGLAPYWFDVEATAYVGNSGRTALRLSSEYELLLTQRLILQPRIEANFYGKRDPDLAVGSGLSNATVGLRLRYEFSRQFAPYIGVERSQAFGGTANMIEAAGGRRGDTRFVAGVRLWF; encoded by the coding sequence ATGCTCGACTTTCACAGCGGATTGATCATGCACAAGCACGTAAGAACACTGTTGACTGTGGCGCTGGCTGCCGCCGGCATCGGCGTTGCCTCGGCCCAGGAAATCCAACTGATGAACGGGGAGACAACCCCGGCGTCCCAATCTGGCGCTCAGAATACTGGCAGCTCAATGCAGGGGATGGACCACGGCTCGATGCAAGGCATGGACCACGGCAGCATGAAGATGCAGGATGGTTCGGCGCCGCCCGACGCACGCGATCCCGATGCTTACTCGGGCGGATACCAGCTCGGCACCGGCAAATACGCACTGGGCGATCCCCGCCACATGATGATGATGGCGGACGCGCACAACTTTGGCTCAGTGCTGGTTGACCGGCTGGAGTGGGTGCACGGTAACGATGCCAATGCAACCGCCTACGAATTGCAAGCCCGGTTCGGCAGCGTGTACAACAAAGCGGTCCTAAAAGCCGAAGGCGATGTCTCAAAGGGGCGCTTCGAAGAGGCGCGCACCGAGTTGCTGTGGAGCCATGCCGTCACAACGTTCTGGGATACCCAGCTCGGTGTGCGGAATGACACGGGTTTCGGCCGACCCACACGCAACTGGGTGGCCTTCGGCGTGCAAGGTCTGGCTCCATACTGGTTCGATGTCGAGGCCACCGCCTATGTGGGCAATAGTGGACGCACGGCATTGCGTCTGTCCAGCGAATACGAGCTGTTGCTGACCCAGCGGCTGATCCTGCAGCCGCGCATCGAAGCCAACTTCTATGGCAAGCGCGATCCCGATCTCGCCGTTGGCAGCGGGCTTTCCAACGCGACGGTGGGCTTGCGGCTGCGCTATGAGTTCAGCCGCCAGTTTGCGCCCTATATCGGCGTCGAACGCAGTCAGGCATTTGGCGGTACCGCCAACATGATCGAAGCGGCCGGTGGGCGCCGCGGCGACACCCGTTTTGTTGCGGGTGTGCGCCTCTGGTTCTAG
- a CDS encoding copper resistance system multicopper oxidase, whose product MRSNRASGLVLPNLPRRRFVQGLAAGGVIAGLGLGGFTSAASAASTALGTAPVLRGTEFDLVIDETPVNFTGKPAMATTINGMLPGPTLRWREGDTVTLRVTNRLREPTSIHWHGIVLPFEMDGVPGISFHGIPPGETFTYRFKVRQSGSYWYHSHSGFQEMTGVYGALIIDAAGGDAIRADRDYSVLLSDWTDEDPMRVLSKLKTQGDYYNYHQPTVVDFFRDVSNDGWKAAMEKRAMWNQMRMNPTDLADLSSATLTYLTNGVTPAGNWTGLFTPGETVRLRFINGSGNTFYDVRIPGLKLKVVQVDGQNIEPVTVDEFRFGPGETCDVLVAPKDDAYTIFSQSMDRTGYARGTLAVCRGLQAAVPALDKVEWLSMADMMGDMGGMGGMSHGGMSGMDHGAMSGMNHGGMPGMDHGDMQMMDDTGMTMMDSGGMQMMDHSQHAESGGAANSLKVPSKTARHARTEYGPSTDMHVDMARTNLDDPGVGLRNNGRRVLVLADMHTIGGPMDKRGPEREVELHLTGNMERYTWSFDGVEFGKSTPVHFRYGERLRVILHNDTMMTHPMHLHGMWSELEAPDGTFLARRHTIPVQPAQRISFLVTADALGRWAWHCHLMLHMDAGMFREVVVV is encoded by the coding sequence ATGCGCAGCAATCGTGCATCCGGCCTCGTGCTACCGAACCTGCCGCGGCGGCGGTTTGTGCAAGGTTTGGCTGCCGGCGGTGTCATCGCCGGTTTGGGCCTGGGTGGTTTCACTTCGGCGGCATCCGCTGCGTCCACCGCGCTGGGGACCGCACCAGTGCTGCGCGGCACCGAATTCGACTTGGTGATCGACGAGACGCCGGTCAACTTCACGGGCAAGCCGGCTATGGCCACGACCATCAATGGCATGCTCCCGGGGCCCACGCTGCGCTGGCGCGAGGGTGACACCGTCACCTTGCGCGTGACCAATCGCCTGCGCGAGCCGACGTCAATCCACTGGCACGGCATTGTCCTGCCGTTCGAGATGGATGGCGTACCGGGCATCAGCTTCCACGGCATTCCGCCCGGCGAGACCTTTACCTACCGCTTCAAGGTGCGACAAAGCGGCAGCTACTGGTACCACTCGCATTCGGGCTTCCAGGAGATGACCGGGGTCTATGGCGCCCTCATCATCGATGCCGCCGGCGGTGACGCGATCCGGGCCGACCGCGATTACAGCGTGCTGCTGTCGGACTGGACCGACGAAGATCCGATGCGCGTCCTCTCCAAGCTCAAGACGCAGGGCGACTACTACAACTACCACCAGCCTACGGTGGTGGACTTCTTCCGCGACGTTTCCAACGATGGCTGGAAGGCGGCCATGGAAAAGCGGGCCATGTGGAACCAGATGCGCATGAACCCGACCGATCTGGCCGATCTCTCCAGTGCAACGCTCACCTATCTGACCAACGGCGTCACGCCGGCCGGCAATTGGACGGGCCTGTTTACGCCGGGCGAGACTGTGCGGTTGCGCTTCATTAACGGCTCCGGCAACACGTTCTACGACGTGCGCATCCCGGGGCTGAAACTCAAGGTGGTTCAGGTCGATGGGCAGAACATCGAGCCGGTCACGGTGGACGAATTCCGCTTCGGCCCCGGCGAGACTTGCGATGTGCTGGTCGCGCCCAAGGACGACGCCTACACCATCTTCTCGCAGTCGATGGACCGTACTGGTTATGCACGTGGCACGCTGGCTGTCTGCCGGGGCTTGCAGGCTGCAGTGCCTGCGCTCGACAAGGTGGAATGGCTGTCCATGGCTGACATGATGGGTGACATGGGCGGTATGGGTGGCATGAGCCACGGTGGCATGTCGGGCATGGACCATGGTGCGATGTCCGGTATGAACCACGGCGGCATGCCCGGTATGGATCATGGCGACATGCAGATGATGGACGACACTGGCATGACCATGATGGACTCCGGCGGCATGCAGATGATGGACCACAGCCAGCATGCGGAATCCGGCGGAGCGGCTAACAGCTTGAAGGTGCCGAGCAAGACAGCACGGCACGCGCGCACGGAATACGGTCCGAGCACCGATATGCACGTCGACATGGCGCGCACCAACCTGGACGATCCCGGCGTCGGTCTGCGCAACAACGGGCGCCGCGTTCTGGTGCTCGCCGACATGCATACCATCGGCGGTCCGATGGATAAGCGCGGTCCGGAGCGCGAGGTGGAACTGCACCTCACCGGCAACATGGAGCGCTACACGTGGTCGTTCGACGGCGTGGAGTTCGGCAAATCGACACCTGTGCACTTCCGTTATGGCGAACGGCTGCGCGTCATCCTCCACAACGACACGATGATGACGCACCCCATGCACCTGCATGGTATGTGGAGCGAACTGGAAGCGCCGGACGGTACGTTCCTCGCGCGCCGGCATACCATCCCCGTCCAGCCCGCCCAACGGATCAGCTTTCTCGTCACAGCGGACGCGCTGGGTCGCTGGGCCTGGCATTGCCACCTGATGTTGCACATGGATGCGGGTATGTTCCGCGAAGTGGTGGTGGTCTGA
- a CDS encoding heavy metal response regulator transcription factor translates to MKLLVVEDEPKTGEYLQQGLTEAGFVVDLARNGTDGRHLAMSGDYDLLLLDVMLPDVDGWQIVQSLRAAEQAVPVLFLTARDSVADRVKGLEMGADDYLVKPFAFAELLARVRTLLRRGTGAVSSDRIQVADLVLDLARRRASRGGQKIPLTSKEFSLLELLVRRRGEVLPRSLIASQVWDMNFDSDTNVIDVAIRRLRAKIDDHFEPKLIQTVRGMGYVLEAPEDAA, encoded by the coding sequence ATGAAACTGTTGGTCGTCGAGGACGAGCCCAAAACCGGAGAGTATCTGCAGCAAGGCCTGACCGAAGCCGGCTTTGTGGTCGATCTGGCACGCAACGGTACTGACGGCCGCCATCTGGCCATGTCGGGCGACTACGACTTGCTGTTGCTGGACGTGATGCTGCCTGACGTGGATGGCTGGCAGATCGTCCAATCGTTGCGCGCTGCGGAACAGGCGGTGCCGGTGTTGTTCTTGACCGCCCGCGACAGCGTGGCCGACCGCGTCAAAGGCCTTGAAATGGGCGCCGACGACTACTTGGTGAAGCCATTCGCGTTTGCTGAGTTGCTAGCCCGGGTCCGCACGCTGCTGCGCCGGGGAACCGGTGCCGTCTCGTCCGACCGAATCCAAGTGGCCGACCTTGTGCTGGATTTGGCTCGCCGTCGTGCCTCACGCGGAGGCCAGAAGATCCCGCTGACGAGCAAGGAGTTCTCCCTGCTGGAGCTGCTGGTCCGCCGCCGTGGCGAGGTCTTGCCTCGCTCCCTGATCGCCTCGCAGGTCTGGGACATGAACTTCGACAGTGATACCAATGTGATCGACGTCGCCATTCGCCGGTTGCGCGCCAAGATCGACGACCACTTCGAGCCGAAGCTGATCCAAACGGTACGCGGCATGGGTTATGTACTGGAAGCGCCCGAGGACGCGGCCTGA
- a CDS encoding heavy metal sensor histidine kinase, translating to MGQFSLTTRLTAYFSLCSAAVLLGLGVVIALAMDQHFAVEDYTALRENVSVIEKIVESSPAEQVPERIREAIQHRTDLVARIQGSDGHMLYVTQDFDFQAATQALAQLRHTSETLVWAQGGQQYRGMHAAIPLRDGSSGELDVLLGINTDIHAHFLHTFRGTLAFYIAVAALATGLFGWWAARRGLAPLRTMASRARTVTADKLDERMPVDTVPVEVADLAATLNGMLERLQNDFRRLSDFSTDIAHELRTPITNLLTQTEVVLSQPREGTKYRDVLTSNAEELQRLARMVSDMLYLAKMEHSLTLPSAEDIRIADEIRALFDFYDALAEDKAVLLETRGDGHVTGDRLMLRRALSNLLSNAIRHTPRHGRVVVSVSDDRDGMTVSVDNDGSEIAPQLLPFIFERFFRADKSRARPESESAGLGLAITKAIVAAHGGTITVARIDGRTRFSIRLPRCIDAAILSV from the coding sequence ATGGGGCAGTTCTCCCTGACCACTCGGCTCACCGCGTATTTCTCGCTGTGTTCGGCAGCCGTCTTGCTGGGCCTGGGCGTGGTGATTGCGCTGGCCATGGATCAGCACTTTGCGGTGGAGGACTACACCGCGCTGCGCGAGAACGTCAGCGTCATTGAAAAGATTGTCGAATCGAGTCCCGCCGAACAGGTCCCCGAACGCATCCGCGAGGCAATCCAACATCGCACCGATCTCGTAGCTCGTATCCAGGGTTCGGACGGGCACATGCTGTACGTAACCCAGGATTTCGATTTTCAAGCGGCAACGCAAGCGCTGGCGCAGTTGCGGCATACCAGCGAAACCCTCGTTTGGGCGCAAGGCGGTCAGCAATATCGGGGCATGCACGCGGCCATCCCACTGCGAGATGGATCATCGGGCGAGCTTGATGTCCTGCTGGGGATCAACACGGACATTCACGCCCACTTCCTCCACACCTTCCGCGGGACGCTCGCTTTCTATATCGCCGTCGCAGCGCTGGCCACGGGCCTATTCGGCTGGTGGGCTGCACGCCGAGGCCTGGCGCCTTTGCGCACCATGGCCTCGCGGGCGCGCACGGTGACTGCCGACAAGCTCGATGAACGCATGCCTGTTGATACCGTGCCAGTCGAAGTGGCGGACCTTGCCGCGACCCTGAACGGCATGTTGGAGCGCCTGCAGAACGATTTCCGCCGCTTGTCGGACTTCTCGACCGACATCGCCCATGAACTGCGTACGCCTATCACGAACCTGCTCACGCAGACGGAGGTCGTGCTATCCCAGCCGCGCGAGGGCACGAAGTATCGCGATGTGCTGACCTCCAATGCGGAGGAACTGCAGCGCCTGGCACGCATGGTGTCCGACATGCTGTACCTCGCCAAGATGGAGCACAGCCTGACGCTGCCAAGCGCCGAAGACATCCGCATCGCTGACGAAATCCGCGCGTTGTTCGATTTCTATGACGCGCTTGCAGAAGACAAGGCTGTCCTGCTCGAAACGCGGGGCGATGGACACGTCACAGGAGACCGGCTCATGCTGCGCCGTGCGTTGAGCAACCTGCTCTCCAACGCCATCCGGCACACCCCGCGACATGGCCGCGTGGTCGTCTCGGTCAGTGATGATCGCGACGGCATGACGGTTTCGGTAGACAACGACGGCAGCGAGATCGCGCCGCAGCTGCTGCCATTTATCTTCGAGCGCTTTTTCCGGGCGGACAAATCGCGCGCGCGGCCCGAGTCGGAAAGTGCCGGCCTTGGCTTGGCCATCACCAAAGCGATCGTTGCGGCGCACGGCGGCACCATCACCGTTGCGCGCATTGACGGGCGCACACGGTTCTCTATCCGCCTACCGCGTTGCATCGATGCCGCAATATTGTCTGTATAG
- the copC gene encoding copper homeostasis periplasmic binding protein CopC, producing the protein MSASRRALRGSVTVLFAILSEIALGHPKLVSSRPANNSEVAAPKRIELRFSEELVFPPSGGNLVMAWLPGRALHGPMKIPAEVSRGGDAKTVVIQPTQPLMAGSYRVDWQAVSSDGHPVNGRIVFRVR; encoded by the coding sequence ATGTCCGCAAGTCGCCGCGCATTGCGAGGCTCAGTCACCGTCCTGTTCGCGATTCTGAGCGAGATCGCTCTCGGCCATCCAAAGCTGGTTTCATCGAGACCAGCGAACAATTCTGAAGTGGCCGCCCCAAAGCGAATCGAATTGAGATTTTCAGAGGAACTTGTATTCCCGCCTTCGGGAGGTAATCTAGTTATGGCGTGGCTGCCGGGCCGGGCGCTTCACGGGCCGATGAAGATTCCGGCTGAAGTATCGCGTGGCGGAGACGCCAAGACGGTCGTTATTCAGCCGACTCAACCTCTCATGGCTGGTTCCTATCGCGTTGACTGGCAAGCGGTCTCATCCGATGGGCATCCTGTCAATGGCAGGATCGTATTCCGAGTACGATGA
- a CDS encoding four-helix bundle copper-binding protein: MSHQTYQECLDACNACQVTCLHCAVACLNEPSPAELADCIRLDLDCAELCQTAVGYMARGSSQAKAVCVLCATICQKCGAECAKHAHDHCQTCARACEECAQACRAMQ, translated from the coding sequence ATGTCTCACCAAACCTATCAAGAATGTCTCGACGCCTGTAACGCGTGTCAGGTCACATGCTTGCACTGTGCTGTGGCTTGCCTCAACGAGCCAAGCCCGGCGGAACTTGCCGACTGTATTCGCCTGGATCTCGATTGCGCGGAGTTGTGCCAGACTGCCGTTGGTTATATGGCACGCGGCAGCAGCCAAGCCAAAGCCGTTTGCGTATTATGCGCAACCATCTGTCAGAAATGCGGCGCAGAGTGCGCGAAGCATGCACACGACCACTGTCAAACTTGCGCACGTGCGTGTGAGGAATGCGCGCAAGCCTGTCGAGCTATGCAATAA